A region of the Zhihengliuella halotolerans genome:
GCCGGAGGGCTGCTGCCGCACCGCACGGTCGCCGACAACGTTGCGACCGTGCCCGTGCTCAACGGCGTCGGAAGGCGTCAGGCCCGCGCCGCCGTCGCGTCGCTGATGGAACGGGTCGGGCTCGACCCGGTGCTCGCCACGCGATACCCGGCCCAGCTCTCCGGCGGCCAGCAGCAGCGCGTGGGGGTCGCACGGGCGCTCGCCGCCGACCCGGACATCCTGCTCATGGATGAGCCGTTCGGTGCCGTCGACCCCATCGTCCGACGCGAACTCCAGGACGAGCTGCGGCGGCTGCAGCGCGAACTCGGTAAGACGATCCTGCTCGTGACCCACGACATCGACGAGGCGTTCGGTGTGGGGGACGAGGTCGTCGTGCTCAAGGAGCGTGGAGTCACCGCGCAGTCCGGCACGCCCGCTCAGATCCTCGCCCACCCCGCTGACGAGTTCGTACGCTCCTTCATCGGGGCAGACCGTGCCGAGCGCCGCCTCCGGCCCGCCACCGTCGGCGGGAGGCGCGTCCTCGTCGACGACGAGGGCCGGCCGGTGGGCGTCCTGCTGGGCGAGGAACCGGTGGCCGGGGCATGACCTGGCTCTCGCACGCGTGGGGATGGGTGCTTGAACTGACGTGGGCGCACCTGTGGCTCAGTCTGCCGGCCATCCTGCTCAGTGCGGCGATCGCCGTGCCGGTCGGGAGGCTGGCCTTCCGGCGGCCCCGGCTGGGCGGGCCCCTGCTCTCGGGCGCGAGCCTCCTCTACGCGATCCCGGCGCTGCCGCTGCTGATCATCGTCCCCGCCATCTTCGGCGTCCCCCTGCGCTC
Encoded here:
- a CDS encoding ABC transporter ATP-binding protein, with the translated sequence MIEFRGVGKTYDDGTVAVETFSYTVAANSLVVLVGSSGSGKTTLLRIVNRMVEPTRGHVLVDGRDVASMDKVRLRRSIGYVLQAGGLLPHRTVADNVATVPVLNGVGRRQARAAVASLMERVGLDPVLATRYPAQLSGGQQQRVGVARALAADPDILLMDEPFGAVDPIVRRELQDELRRLQRELGKTILLVTHDIDEAFGVGDEVVVLKERGVTAQSGTPAQILAHPADEFVRSFIGADRAERRLRPATVGGRRVLVDDEGRPVGVLLGEEPVAGA